The following coding sequences are from one Molothrus aeneus isolate 106 unplaced genomic scaffold, BPBGC_Maene_1.0 scaffold_40, whole genome shotgun sequence window:
- the LOC136570874 gene encoding maestro heat-like repeat-containing protein family member 6, whose protein sequence is MPPARPRPRAGLPRARPRPSRRALASARLWPYWRWRCWAGISSWCGGGIAALRLRLARARPRARGRVQSRPRPRPRPRPRPRPRPRPRLLPGPAEDTGGAAAPAASAAASPARAPPLGSAAAGPEPPVPRSKERTPGHGRPGAAEGRSGAVAGPGPSADSRVPPAGKAHQALQERPRRGSLLGRGPGTAMERRAPRVPKLACVEEEEEESPGAAPAQETEEVVPFHPPQEDAALEFTQEQERTRGRFRRTAQLVCDFIRSIRQEESSTMGTGLRAHSELLNHETSAALLDLLVEKGAARPEQVPAMVRYIHRWLKANDSAEHRLDKALLNVTKAHPDDTVLTLLRVAPSCDRFAVQTLKSLLCLLQCEHVVVSMEGERGWDTLLCVDTHHCAVALLAGEMCHASRPLCKRILDCLLEMLSKKRPYWDFLALAFLAEGLECLDLRECRDSIMDVLPRHLRRERADTGSQHLRDHSPLAERRRSLTERLMGLLLRMTTRILGYLFLDDGAGIPSSVALDLAKLFLPLFDNGDCQVQQLSMILFHTMMSSIEEEGKKPLMTQVCQSLLPLFFHCHDENLRVAETSRGTLLCAVKFLKRKDLEKTVKKEKLSKFAELLLAEDRSRAAAHVRQALRYLESPQKPLREAAIRFMGMAGQRLRGQQRELQLICRALERRTKDRSSAVSQLALETLHVLLAIQRGRYSTMQRLQDQLRRAWRTRPRLSGLGCLLCRMTEEES, encoded by the exons atgcccccggcccgcccccggccccgggcggggctgccccgtgcccggccccggccgtCCCGCCGCGCTCTCGCCTCCGCCCGGCTCTGGCCGTACTGGCGGTGGCGCTGCTGGGCGGGCATCAGTTCCTGGTGCGGGGGCGGCATCGCCGCCCTTCGGCTCCGCCTggcccgagcccggccccgggcccgAGGCAGGGTCCAGTCCCGACCCCGACCCcgaccccggccccggccccggccccggccccggccccggccccggctcctcCCGGGGCCCGCGGAGGACACAGGCGgcgcggccgctcccgccgcctccGCTGCGGCTTCCCCGGCCCGAGCTCCGCCGCTCGGCAGCgcggccgccggccccgagccTCCCGTGCCGCGTTCCAAAGAGCGAACGCCTGGGCATGGCCGGCCCGGGGCGGCTGAGGGGCGCTCGGGGGCCGTTGCTGGCCCCGGGCCGAGCGCTGACAGCCGCGTCCCGCCCGCAGGGAAGGCGCaccaggccctgcaggagcggccccggcggggTTCGCTGCTGGGGCGCGGGCCAGGAACAGCCATGGAGCGGAGAGCCCCGagagtgcccaagctggcctgcgtggaggaggaggaggaagaaagccctggagctgccccagcacaggagactgaagaggtggtgccgttccatccaccgcaggagg atgcagccctggagttcacacaagagcaggaacGCACCCGTGGCCGCTTCCGAAGAACAGCGCAG CTCGTTTGCGACTTTATCAGGAGCATTCGTCAGGAAGAGAgcagcaccatgggcactgggctcagagctcactCGGAGCTCCTCAATCATGAGACCAGTGCGgccctgctggatttgctcGTGGAGAAGGGGGCTGCCAGGCCAGAGCaa gtgcccgccATGGTGAGGTACATTCACCGATGGCTCAAGGCCAATGATTCTGCCGagcacaggctggacaaggccctGCTGAATGTCACCAAAGCACACCCGGATGACACAGTCCTGACGCTGCTGCgtgtggccccgtcctgtgacag gtttgcagtgcagaccctgaagtccctgctctgccttctccagTGTGAGCACGTGGTGGTGTCAATGGAAGGCGagcgtggctgggacacgctgctctgCGTTGATACCCACCACTGTGCCGTGGCTCTGCTAGCCGG GGAGATGTGCCATGCATCCAGGCCCTTGTGTAAAAGGATCTTAGACTGCCTTCTTGAGATGCTCAGCAAAAAGAGGCCATACTGGGATTTCCTTGCTCTGGCATTCCTTGCGGAG gGCCTCGAGTGCCTGGACTTGAGGGAATGCAGGGACAGCATCATGGATGTCTTGCCAAGGCACCTGCGGAGGGAGCGCGCAGACACTGGCAGCCAGCATCTCAGGGACCATTCCCcgctg GCCGAAAGAAGGCGGAGCCTGACTGAAAGGCTCATGGGGCTCCTGCTCAGGATGACCACCAGGATACTGGGCTATCTCTTCCTGGATGATGGTGCCGGGATACCCAGCTCCGTGGCCCTGGACCTGGCTAAGCTGttcctgccactctttgacaac GGTGATTGCCAggtgcagcagctctccatgaTTCTCTTTCACACCATGATGTCTTCTatagaagaagaaggaaaaaagcccctGATGACACAAGTGTGTCAGAGCCTGCTcccactcttcttccactgccatgatgagaatctgcgtgtggcagag actTCTCGGGGAACGCTGCTTTGTGCGGTCAAGTTCCTGAAAAGGAAAGATCTTGAAAAAactgtgaagaaagaaaaactctcAAAGTTCGCTGAGCTCCTG ctggcagaggacaggagccgagcggccgCGCACGTGCGCCAGGCCCTGCGCTACCTGGAGAGCCCACAGAagcccctgcgagaggcggccatcaggttcatgg gcatggccgggcagcgcctgagggggcagcagcgagagctgcagctgatctgcagAG CCCTGGAACGCCGGACGAAGGACAGGAGCAGTGCCGTGTCACAGCTGGCACTTGAAACACTGCATGTCCTCCTGGCAATACAGCGTGGGCGATATTCCACCATGCAGAGGCTGCAAGATCAGCTGCGCAGGGCATGGAGGACTCGGCCTCGCCTGTCGGGTCTCGGCTGCCTGCTCTGCCGGATGACTGAGGAGGAGAGCTGA